The sequence GGCGGCCAGGAGGAGGAGCTGCGCGGTGATCTTGTTGGCGATGTCGTCGTCGACCTGCTGGCCGAGGAAGATGATGCGCTCGCCGAGCAGCCGGTTGTAGACATGGTCGCCGAGGCCGCCACCGATGGACGGCTCACCCGCGGCGTAAGGCTTCAGATTCGTCACGTATCCACCTGCTCGTCTCCGACGGCCATGTGCCGTCTCAGCGTCTCGTTCTGGGGTCCGGTCCGGCCGGAGCGGACGGGTCCGCCGGCGCCCGGGTACTCACGTGCCCTCGTATTCATGGACCCTAACGCGCAGGTAGGACAACGCCATCCCGCTTCCCGAACTGTTCGCTCGGAGCGCAAGCTCCGGGGGCCTTACGGGGCCTGTGCCGAAGGGCCCGGACACGACGGTGTCCGGGCCCTTCGGGGCACTGCTCAGCGGGCTTCGCCCGGGGTGTTACTTGGCCTCGTCGGCCTTGACCTCGTCGTCGCCGTCGACGGCGGCCAGGGCGGTCTCGGCGACCTGCTCCTCGTCCTCGTCGGACAGGTCCACGACCTCACCGTTGGTGTCGACGACCTTGGCGGCCTCGACGACGACCGCGAGGGCCTTGCCGCGGGCGACCTCGCCGACCAGCATCGGAACCTGGCCACCCTCGACCACGGCCTGGGCGAACTGGTCGGGGGACATGCCGGAGGAAGCGGCACGGCGCATGAGGTGCTCGGTGAGCTCCTCCTGGTCGACGCCCAGCTTCTCCTTGTTGACCAGCGCGTCGAGGACGAACTGCGTCTTGATGCCCTTGATGGCCTGCTCGGAGGTCTCGGCGTCGAACTCCTCGACCGTCTTGCCCTGGAACTCCAGGTACTTCTCGATGGTCAGACCCATCTGGCCGAGCTGGTGGTGCTCCAGGTTGTGCTTGCGGGTCTGGACCTCGTCCGCGAGGAGCTTCTCGGGGATCGGGACCTCGACGAGCTCCAGCAGCTTCTCCAGGACGCGCTCCTGGGCCTGCGTGGCCTGGTCGTACTGCTTCATGTTCTCGAGGCGCTTGCGGCTGTCCGCCTTGAGGTCCTCAAGGGTGTCGAACTCGCTCGCCATCTGCGCGAACTCGTCGTCCAGCTCCGGGAGCTCCTTGGCGGAGACCTTGGTGACCTTGACGGTGACCTCGGCGTCCTTGCCCTCGGCGGAGCCGCCCTTCAGCTGCGAGGTGAAGGTGGCCTCGCCGCCGGCCTCCAGGCCGGTCACGGCCTCGTCGATGCCCTCGAGGAGCTCGCCCGAGCCGATGGTGTAGGAGACGTCGGAGGCGACGCCGTCGGGCAGCACCTCGCCGTCGACCTTGGCCTCGAGGTCGATGGTGACGACGTCACCCTCGGCGGCGGCGCGCTCGACGTCCTGGGTGGACGCGAAGCGGCCGCGCAGCTGCTCGACGGACTTCTCGACGTCCTCGTCGGAGACCTCGATGGCGTCGACCTCGACCTCGATGCCGGAGAAGTCCGGGATCTCGATCTCGGGACGGACGTCGACCTCGGCGGTGAAGGCGAGGACCTCGCCGTCCTTGAGCTCGGTGATGTCCACGTCCGGCTGGCCCAGCGGGTTCAGGTCGGCCTCGTTGACGGCCTCGGTGTAGAACTTCGGGAGCGCGTCGTTGACGGCCTCCTCCAGCACCGCACCGCGGCCGAAGCGCTGGTCGATGACGCGGGCCGGGATCTTGCCCTTGCGGAAGCCCTTCACCGTGACCTGCTGGTTGATCTTCTTGTACGCCGCGTCGAGGCTGTCCTTGAGCTCCTCGAAGGGCACCTCAACAGTGAGCCGAACCCGAGTCGGGTTCAGGGTCTCCACGGCGCTCTTCACGGTTCGGTCTCCTTGTGGCTGACTGCTGGGGATTCTGCCGTCACGCTGTGATTCAGCGGTTCGGCGGACTTCGGCCCGGTACATCAGACACACGGGCACGCAGCTTGCATAGTAACCGCAAGCGGCAATCAGCCCACAACGCGATCTTGTGGAGAACACTGCTGCTGGTCGGGGTGGCCGGATTCGAACCGACGACCTTCCGCTCCCAAAGCGGACGCGCTACCAAGCTGCGCCACACCCCGTCGGTGCGACACGTAGGGTACATGCCCGGAGACACTCTGATGCGCGGGGTTTCCCGAGGTATTTCGGGTGGACGTCCGCCACGGCGTCGAATGTGGTGTGCACCCACCGGGAGCGACCCGCTAGGATGCTGTCCGTGCCAAGGTCCTCGGACCTGCGGCGCACGCGTTGCGGGTGTAGCTCAATGGTAGAGCACTAGTCTTCCAAACTAGCTACGCGGGTTCGATTCCCGTCACCCGCTCAGAAGTACGAAGGGCCAGGTCAGAGGGCATCTCCTCGACCTGGCCCTTCGTCGTTCCGGGGGCGACCATCACCTCCACGTGCTCTCTGCGTGCCCTTCCCACGAGCCCGCTCGGCGCGTCGGCGATCGGCCGGCCCCCGATCGTCGCCGGCGCGGCGGTGGATCGGTACGGAACGGGCGGTGTCGTGACTCCCTACGCGTCATCAACTCCCGCGCTCCGGCGCCTTCGTGTGCCTCGGAGCGCGATCGCGGATCAGAAGAAGGGTCGACGGATTCCGTGGGCGTCGAGCGCGTCCGTGTAGCGCAGGAGCTTTTCGTCCAGGTCGGCGTGGAGGAGGCTCGCCGCGTGCCGGGCCTCCTCCAGGTCACCGGCGGCGCAGAGTTCGATGAGCTCGGCCACGTCCGTCCGAAGGATGCTCAGGGTGTCCCCCTGGATCAGGACCCCCGGGAAGTTGCGTCCCGGGAGGCGCACCACGGCGTCGTTGCCGCCGTCGGTGAACAGCTCGGCCTCTACTCGTTCCATCGGAGCCCCCGTCTCGAAGTTCGGCCGTCCGCACATACAGTCGGCGCGTCGCTCGAGTACCTCAAACCGTCGACCGAGGAGGCAACGTGAAATACGTGGTGGTCGAACAGCAGGGACGAGGGACGTACTGGCACAGCCCCGGCGCCTACCTCGCCGCGTTGCCCGACATCGCCCCGGCCCTCCCGCCCGGCGCGCGTGCGTTCGCCACGGATCCCGACCACTACGACTTCTCGGCGGCGCGGTGCGTCAAGGACCTCCGCCCTCTGGCTCTGCCTCCCACCGACGGCGCCCCGGAGCGGTTCGAGATCCGTTTCGCCTGGTCAGGGGGTCAGGACGAGGTGCTCACGATTCGGTACAGCGGGGTCGGCCGCGTCGAGATCACAGCGGACGACGGCGGTGACGTCGAGCTGTCCGACCACAACAGCGTGCGGCTGGACGAGGTGCTGCCGCATGAGGTGGGCTGCAGTCATGAACTGAGGCTCACCTGTGCGACGGTGCGGATCCTGTGCGCGGATCTCGTGGCGGAGTGGGCGTCGGATCCGGATCACCTGTAGCCGTCACCTGCCCCTCGTGGGGGCCTGCGTAGGCCCTCGGTGCGGCCTTCAGTCCCCGCCGCCTCCGCCGCCGTCCCCTCCGCCGCCGTAGCCGCCCGAGGTGGTGTCGGAGTCGTCTTCGAGGGCTTTGCCCATGCGGCGCAGCGTGCGGCCGAGGCCGTCGGGGAGGGTGTGGGGGCCGCTCAGTCCGGCTCGGACGGGGCCCGGGGCGAGGGCCGCGGCGCCTTCGAGCACGTACGCGGGAAGGGTTCCCTGCGATACCGCGGCCGCCAGCTGCCGGCGTCCCGCACGGGTGGGTCGGCGGTGCCAGTCGCGTACGAGGCCGAGGTGGACGAGCCGGTGGACGAGGGCGTCGATTTCCTCGCGGTGCCTGAGGTCCTCGAACACCTCCTCGACGCGCTTGCTGCGCGGGCACGCGGCGATCACCGCGCGTTCGACCGGATGCGGGGGCTGCTCCGCGTCGACGGTGCGGAGCCGGCCGGCCCGCAGGGACAGTGTCCCGCGCTCGACGAGCGCGATGATCGCGCTCTCCAGGACGCGCTGCTCGCCGCCTGCGAGGTAGGCGTACTCGTACACGTCGAGCGCCTCCCCGCCGTTCCCCGTCCCCGCCCGCCGGTGCACCTGTGCCATACCGTCTCCCCCTTCCGGACCTGTGCTCGCATGGTCACCCGGAGGCGGCGGCTCCGGCCCTCCTGCGGCCGTACTCGGAGGTTCTGCTGAGCTTCGCGGTCCGCGTCTTCGTTGCCGACGGCGGGAAGTCGGGGCGGGTGCGGGTGTGCCGGCATCGACACGTGCCGCCAAGTCGCTTCCCGTTGCATCCTGTTCGGCGGTGAACGGGGGTGGGGAACGTGGACGGCAACGACGGTGGGCGTCGGCGGTGGGCGCCGTTGGGGGTCTCGTACGGCCTTGGTCGTGCCGCTGGTGCTCGCGCTGCTGCTGGGCGCGTTGTCGGTGCTGGTGCTGCTTCCGGCGGCCCAGCACCTACGGTCGCTGCGCGGCGGCGAGCGGGCTCAGGCGACGTTGCGCACGGGCGGCTCGTGCGTGCTGGGTCGGTGCCAGGTCGAGTTCGAGGCGGCCGGGCGGACCGTGACGGCGGATCTGCCGGTGGGTAGCGGCGGCGGCAAGAGCCCGGTCGGCGCTCGGACGGCCGTTCGCCACCGGGCGGACGATCCGCGTGTGGTCGCCCGTGAGGAGGACCTCGGGGGCGGCGCGGCGGCCGTGGGGGCGGTGACGGCGGGCGGGGCCGCCCTGTTCTTCCTGGTGCTGCCGATCCTGGCGGCGAGGTACCGGCGGCGGTCCACGGCGCCCCGGGTCGACCGCCCGCGGATCAGAGCTTGATGTTCGCGATCATCGTCGCGAGGGAGTTCAGGAAGCGGTTCACGTCGTCCGCGATCGAGCTGGACGCGAGGAAGAAGCCGAAGAGCGCCGCGATGATGGCGGGGCCCGTCTTGATGTGGTTGCCGCGGATCAGCACCACCAGGATGACCGCCAACAGAACCACCACTGACAGCGAAATGGCCACTACTGATCACACCTTCGGTCGTCCCCTGGTCGGCCCGGGGCGTGCGGCCAGGCACACCCCCACATGGACCATCCTCCCACCAACGGGCCTCGGCTATACGCCCCGTGACGAACCACCGTGGTTCCGTTTCCGCCAACCCCACGAGCAACAGGAATATTTCGGGCGCGGGGCACGGATCACGGGGTGGTGAGGCCGAGGAGGGAACGGATATTCGCATACTTTACGGACAGCCGCTCGCGCGTGGGAGCGTCGAGCACGGAGAGCCGTACGGGGTCCGCGTTGTGCGCGAGGTCGGCCTCCTTGATCAGCAGGGCGCCCGGGGTGGCCAGGATGCGCGCCGCGTACCGCTCGACCGGCTCACCCGGGCGTTTGGTGACCGCCAGGACCATGTCCTTCACCGTCTGCGGGAGAGCCGCCGCGTCCAGCCAGGTGAGGCTGAGGGCCTCGTCCTCGATGGCGTCGTGGAGCCAGGCCGCCGCCTGCTGTTCGGCGGTGCCGCCGCGCAGTCGTACGCCCTCGGCGACGGCCGCGAGGTGTTCGGCGTACGGCCGTCCGGCCTTGTCGGTCTGGCCCTCGTGCGCGTCGCGCGCCAAGGCCTCGACCTCGATCAGAGTCAGGGGGCTGTCCGTCATGCGATCTCCCTTGCCGCTGCGCCGAGTGCCTCCGCTGCCCGGCGTACGTCCGCCTGTGTGGTACGCCAGTTGGAGAACGCGGCGCGCAGGCCGGCGGTTCCCTCGAGGACGGTGGGAGTGACGAACACCTCGCCGGCCACCGCCTCGCGCAGGGCGGTGAGGCGTGCGGGGGTGGGGGCCTCGGCGAGGGTGAAGCAGACGACGTTCAGGCGGACCGGGGCGAGGAGGGTGAGGGCGGGGTCCTCGGCCACGGCGGCGCCCAGGGCGCGGGCGCAGGCGATGTCGCGTTCGACGATCTCCCGGTGGCCCTGGCGGCCGTACGCGCGGAGCGTGAACCAGGCGGCGAGGGCCCGCAGCCGGTGGGAGTTCTCGGGGGTGAGGTGGACGAGGTCGGGGTCCTCGCCGAGGGGGCCGAGGTAGGCGGCGGAGTTCTGGAAGACACGGGCCTGCAGATCTTGGCGGCGGGTGAACTGGACGGCGCTGTCGTAGGGGACGTTGAGCCATTTGTGCAGGTCGACGCAGACGGAGTCGGAGGCGTCCAGGCCGTCGACGAGGGGCGCGTGCTCCGGGGAGAGGGCGGCGAAGGCGCCGAACGCGGCGTCGGTGTGCAGCCAGAAGTCGTGGCGCTCGCGCAGGGCTTGGATGGCCCGGAGGTCGTCGAAGTCGACGGTGTTGACGGTGCCGGCGTTGGCGACGACCACGGCGGGTCCGGGGGTGTCGGCCAGCGCCCGTTCCAGGGCTGCGGGGTCGACGGCCTCGCGGCCCGGCAAGGTGGGCACCCGGACCAGGGAGTTGCGGCCGAGGCCCAGGACCGAGAGGGCCTTGCCGATCGAGGAGTGCGGGGCTCCGGAGAGCACGCGGACCGGTCCGAGCGCCGCCGCGCCGTCGTCGGCGGGCGAGACTCCGAGGCGTTCGCCGAGCCATTCGCGGGCGATGGCGAGGCCGGTGGTGTTGGACATGGTGGCGCCGGAGACGAAGGTGCCGCAGTGGGCGGCGCTCAGGCCGAAGAGCTCGCGCAGCCAGCCGACGGTCTCGCGTTCGAGGTCCTGGCCGCCGCCGTCGAGGGCGGAGTTGGAGTTCTGGTCGTGGACGGCGGTGAGCCAGTCGCCGGCGAGGGCGGCCGGGGTGGCGCCTCCCGTGACGAAGCCGAGGTAGCGCGGTCCCGCGGAGGCCGACAGCCGCGGCTCCCAGCGGTCGCGGAAGGCGTCGAGCGCGGCGTCCGTGCCGGTGGCGTGCTCCGGCAGGCCTTCGGGGGCGCGCGCCTGCCCGGCGGGCGGTACGGACGGTGCGGGCGGTACGACGGGACGCGCGTCCAGCGTGGCGAGCGCGTCGGCGGCTGCGGCGCGGGTGGCGTCGAGGAGTTCGGGGAGCCGGGCGAGGTCGGCGGCGAGCGTGCGGTCCATGGGGGCACGGTAGGCGCGGCCCGGCCCGAGGGGGCGGGCCAATCCACGGGGATTGGCCCGCGTGTCGTCGTAGGCTCACCGGATGATCACGAAGCGGCGGACGAGGCGACGGATACGGGCCCTGGTGACGGCGGGGGCGCTGGCGGGCGTGGTGGCGGGGGCGGCGGGGTGCTCGACGCCACCGGCCCCGAGGACCGCTCCCGGGCCGACCGCGGTGAGTGTGACGGCGAGGCCCGCGCCCGACCGCAGTGCGCCGCCGGCGCCGTCGGCCACGGCGCAGGCCTGCCCCGAGGGCGGGGTCCGGCTCGTCGAGGGGGAGGGGAACGCGGCGATGGGGCTGCGGGTGGCGGATTTCCAGCTGGTCAACTGCGGTACGCAGCCGTACGTGCTGGAGGGCTACCCGCGGCTGTCGCTGCGCGACGACCGCGACGGTCCGCTGGAGGTCTCGGTGGAGCACGGGTCGGCGGGGATCACCACGGGCACGCCGAACCTGGACGCGGCACCGCAGCGGGTGGCGCTGGCCCCGGGACAGGCGGCCGTCTTCGGGATCGTGTGGCGCAACCTCGTCACCGACGGGACGGTGGTGGCCACCACGGCGCAGGTCCTGGAGGTCGAGCCCCGGCCCGGCGCGCCCCGGCTGTCGCTGCGGTTGGCCTCGCCGGTGGACCTCGGGAACACCGGGAAGCTGGGGCTCGGGCCGTGGCAGCCGCTCACCCGCTGATCCACCGACCCGCCGACCCGCCGACCCGCCGACCCGCCGACCCGCCGACCCGCCGAGAAAGCCTCAGCCCGCGGCGGCGAAGGCCGGAGTACGCCCGGTGGCGAGCGTGGCCGTCGAAACCCCACCTCGCGGTCAGGCGGAGCGGCGGATGAGCAGCAGGGCGCGGTCGTCGTTGACGTCCTTGGCGACCTTCTCGATCAGGTGCCAGGCCGCGCCGTCCCAGCCGGAGGCGACGTAGCGGTCGGCCTCCCCGGTGAGGCGGTCGATGCCCTCGCTGATCTCCCGGTCGGAGGTCTCGACCAGGCCGTCGGTGAAGAGCATCAGGACGTCGCCGGGGCGCAGGTTGCCGCGGTCGGGGGTGAATTCGGCGCCGTCGTAGACGCCGAGGAGGGGGCCCTCGCCGGTCTTCTCCTGCCAGCGGCCGGTGCCCGCCGAGAGTTGGAGGGCGGGGAGGTGGCCGGCCGAAAGGAGTTCGTAGTCGCCGGTCTCCAGGTCCAGGACGAGGTGGATGGAGGTGGCGAAGCCCTCGTCCCAGTCCTGGCGGAGCAGGTAGCCGTTGGCGGCGGGCAGGAAGCCGTGGGCGGGCAGCGCGCCGAGCAGCCCGCCGAAGGCGCCGGACAGCAGCAGGGCCCGGGAGCCGGCCTCCATGCCCTTGCCGGAGACGTCGGTCAGGACGATCTCCAGGGTCCGGCCGCCGTTGGTGCGGGCCGCGACGACGAAGTCGCCGGAGAAGGACTGGCCGCCGGCGGGGCGCAGGGCCATCTCGCGGTGCCAGCCGCGTGGCAGGGCGGGCAGTTTGCTCTGTACGCGGATGCGTTCGCGCAGGTCGAAGAGCATGGTGCCGCCGCGCCGCCAGGGCACGCCGACGCGGCTGCGGAACTGGGCGATGACCAGGCCGAAGAATCCGCAGGCCGCGACGACCAGCACGGTGCCGGGGGTGACGCGGGCGGGACCTTGGGTGTACGGGCCGAGTACCAGGGCCTCGACGATCAGTGCGGTCGCGGAGGCGGCGTAGAGGGCGAGGAGGCTGGCGGGGCGCAGCAGCAGGCCGCCGGCGACGATCGGCAGGACGAGCGCCGAGGGCGAGAACCAGACCGGCAGCATGATCGTGCCGCAGGCGATGGCGGGGATGGTGAGCAGCAGCCCGCCGAAGGCGAGCCAGTCGGAGCCGTCGCCGCGGAAGTAGTCGACGGCTGATTTACGCAGGGCAGTGCGGCTCCGGTGCGACAGCATGCGCATCCGGGCCATGAGGGATTCCACGCGTGCTCCGGCCATTGCTTCGGGACCTTATCCATCCTGGCTGTGGATGCGCAGGGGTACCCCCGGACCAGGGGACGGCGGGCGCCCGAAAACAGGTCGACTGGGACGGAATGCCCTGCTAGGGATGGGCACATGACTCTGGAGATGCGCGTAATACGAGCTGATGAGTGGGATGTCTGGTACGACCAGCTGGAACTGGCGTTCGGCGGTGTCCCGGAGGCTCCCGAGGAGCGGGAGCTGTGCAGGTCGCTGACGGACACCGATCGCTCGCTCGGCGTCTGGGACGGTGACACCTGCGTGGGCTCGGCCGGCGCCTTCGCCTTCCGGTTGTCCGTGCCGGGCGGGGCGGTCGTCCCGGCGGCCGGTGTCACGGCGGTGGGCGTCTCCCCCACCCATCGCCGGCGGGGGCTGCTCACCTCTTTGATGCGGCGCCAGCTCGACGACATCCGGGCGGGCGGCGAACCGCTCGCCGTGCTGACGGCCTCGGATCCGGCGATCTACGGGCGCTTCGGCTACGGCACGGCCGCCTACGCCCTGTCGGTGGAGATCGACACGACCCGCGTCCGGCTGTCCGTACCGCCGGGGACGGACGGCATCCGGTTGCGGCTCGTGGATCCGGGCCGGGCGCTGGCCGACTGCGAGCGGGTGTACGCGGCGCTGGTCGCCACCCGGCCGGGCATGCTCGCGCGGCAGCCGGGCTGGGAGGGGATGCCGCTGGTGGATCCGGCCTCGACGCGTGGCAACGGTTCGGCGCTGAAGTGCGTGGTCGCCGAGCGGGAGGACGGGGAGGTGGCCGGGTACGCCCGCTATCGGGTCAAGGCCGACTGGGACCATGTGGGTGCGGAGGGCAAGGTCGAGGTGAGCGATCTCGACGCGTTGGACCCGGCGGCGTCCGCGGCCCTGTGGCGCTACCTGTGCTCGATCGACCTGACCTGGACGGTACGGGCGCCGCGCCGGCCGGTGGACGACCCGGTGCTGCATCTGGTGAGCGACATCCGGCGGTCGCGGCCGCGGACGCGGGACTCGTTGCACGTACGGCTGGTGGACCTGGCGGCGGCGCTGGAGGCGCGGACGTACGGGGCGCCGGTGGACGTGGTCATGGCGGTGGCGGACGCGTTCTGCCCCTGGAACGAGGGGCGGTGGCGGCTGGTGGTGGACGCCAAGGGCGTGGCCCGCTGCACCCGGACCGAGGAGCCGGCGGACCTGGAGCTGTCGGTGCGGGAGCTGGGGTCGGCGTACCTGGGCGGGATCACCCTCACCTCGCTGGCCGCGGCCGGCCTGGTGCGGGAGCTGCGGCCGGGCGCGCTGACGGAGGCCTCGCGGGCCTTCGTCGGGGACGTGGCGCCCTGGCTGCCGCACGGCTTCTGACACACCCGCGTCAGCGGGACTGACAGCCGGGGCACCAGAAGAGGTTGCGGGCGGCGAGGTCGGCGGTGCGGATCTCGCCCCCGCAGATGTGGCAGGGCATGTTCGCCCGCCGGTAGACGTACACCTCGCCGCCGTGGTCGTCGACGCGGGGCGGCCGGCCCATCGCCTCGGGCAGGTGCTCGTCGCGGACGGTGTCGATGCGGTTGTTGCGCACGCCCTCACGCATCAGGGCGGCCAGGTCGGCCCACATGGCGTCCCACTCGGCGCGGGTGAGGTCCTTGCCCGGGCGGTACGGGTCGATGCCGTGCCGGAAGAGGACCTCGGCGCGGTAGACGTTGCCGACGCCCGAGACGACCTTCTGGTCCATGAGCAGGGCGGCGACGGTGGTGCGGGAGCGGGAGATCCGGGCCCAGGCGCGGTCGGGGTCGTCGCCTCGGCGCAAGGGGTCGGGGCCGAGCCGGTCGCTTATCGCGTGCTTCTCCTCGTCGGTGATCCACGCGCAGGTGGTGGGGCCGCGCAGGTCGGAGAAGTGGTGGTCGTTGGCCAGGCGCAGTCGGACGGTGTCGGTGGGCGGCGGGGCGGGCGCGGGGCCGATCGCGTACTTGCCGAAGAGTCCGAGGTGGATGTGGATCCACCCGTTCTCCTTGAAGCCGAGGAAGAGGTGCTTGCCGTGGGCGTCGACGCCGTCGAGGATCCGGCCGTCGAGCAGGGCCGCGCTCTCGGCGAACCGTCCCTGGGGGCTGCTGACGGCGACCTCCCACCCCGCGAAGCGCGTCAGGTGGTCCTCGGCGAGGCGGTGGATCGTATGCCCTTCGGGCACGGCGGTGCTCCTCGGAGAAGGCTTCGGGGAATGAAAGAGCCGTGCCACCCGTCCTCGGGCGGCACGGCCTGCGGCGGGATCAGCCCTGCGGGTGGTGGGCCGGGATCGGGGGAAGCTCGCCGGTGGTCTCGTAGGC comes from Streptomyces virginiae and encodes:
- the tig gene encoding trigger factor — encoded protein: MKSAVETLNPTRVRLTVEVPFEELKDSLDAAYKKINQQVTVKGFRKGKIPARVIDQRFGRGAVLEEAVNDALPKFYTEAVNEADLNPLGQPDVDITELKDGEVLAFTAEVDVRPEIEIPDFSGIEVEVDAIEVSDEDVEKSVEQLRGRFASTQDVERAAAEGDVVTIDLEAKVDGEVLPDGVASDVSYTIGSGELLEGIDEAVTGLEAGGEATFTSQLKGGSAEGKDAEVTVKVTKVSAKELPELDDEFAQMASEFDTLEDLKADSRKRLENMKQYDQATQAQERVLEKLLELVEVPIPEKLLADEVQTRKHNLEHHQLGQMGLTIEKYLEFQGKTVEEFDAETSEQAIKGIKTQFVLDALVNKEKLGVDQEELTEHLMRRAASSGMSPDQFAQAVVEGGQVPMLVGEVARGKALAVVVEAAKVVDTNGEVVDLSDEDEEQVAETALAAVDGDDEVKADEAK
- a CDS encoding DUF6959 family protein, with the protein product MERVEAELFTDGGNDAVVRLPGRNFPGVLIQGDTLSILRTDVAELIELCAAGDLEEARHAASLLHADLDEKLLRYTDALDAHGIRRPFF
- a CDS encoding TIGR04222 domain-containing membrane protein, whose amino-acid sequence is MAQVHRRAGTGNGGEALDVYEYAYLAGGEQRVLESAIIALVERGTLSLRAGRLRTVDAEQPPHPVERAVIAACPRSKRVEEVFEDLRHREEIDALVHRLVHLGLVRDWHRRPTRAGRRQLAAAVSQGTLPAYVLEGAAALAPGPVRAGLSGPHTLPDGLGRTLRRMGKALEDDSDTTSGGYGGGGDGGGGGGD
- a CDS encoding HD domain-containing protein, whose translation is MTDSPLTLIEVEALARDAHEGQTDKAGRPYAEHLAAVAEGVRLRGGTAEQQAAAWLHDAIEDEALSLTWLDAAALPQTVKDMVLAVTKRPGEPVERYAARILATPGALLIKEADLAHNADPVRLSVLDAPTRERLSVKYANIRSLLGLTTP
- a CDS encoding pyridoxal phosphate-dependent decarboxylase family protein; this encodes MDRTLAADLARLPELLDATRAAAADALATLDARPVVPPAPSVPPAGQARAPEGLPEHATGTDAALDAFRDRWEPRLSASAGPRYLGFVTGGATPAALAGDWLTAVHDQNSNSALDGGGQDLERETVGWLRELFGLSAAHCGTFVSGATMSNTTGLAIAREWLGERLGVSPADDGAAALGPVRVLSGAPHSSIGKALSVLGLGRNSLVRVPTLPGREAVDPAALERALADTPGPAVVVANAGTVNTVDFDDLRAIQALRERHDFWLHTDAAFGAFAALSPEHAPLVDGLDASDSVCVDLHKWLNVPYDSAVQFTRRQDLQARVFQNSAAYLGPLGEDPDLVHLTPENSHRLRALAAWFTLRAYGRQGHREIVERDIACARALGAAVAEDPALTLLAPVRLNVVCFTLAEAPTPARLTALREAVAGEVFVTPTVLEGTAGLRAAFSNWRTTQADVRRAAEALGAAAREIA
- a CDS encoding DUF4232 domain-containing protein, which gives rise to MADFQLVNCGTQPYVLEGYPRLSLRDDRDGPLEVSVEHGSAGITTGTPNLDAAPQRVALAPGQAAVFGIVWRNLVTDGTVVATTAQVLEVEPRPGAPRLSLRLASPVDLGNTGKLGLGPWQPLTR
- a CDS encoding PP2C family protein-serine/threonine phosphatase, producing MAGARVESLMARMRMLSHRSRTALRKSAVDYFRGDGSDWLAFGGLLLTIPAIACGTIMLPVWFSPSALVLPIVAGGLLLRPASLLALYAASATALIVEALVLGPYTQGPARVTPGTVLVVAACGFFGLVIAQFRSRVGVPWRRGGTMLFDLRERIRVQSKLPALPRGWHREMALRPAGGQSFSGDFVVAARTNGGRTLEIVLTDVSGKGMEAGSRALLLSGAFGGLLGALPAHGFLPAANGYLLRQDWDEGFATSIHLVLDLETGDYELLSAGHLPALQLSAGTGRWQEKTGEGPLLGVYDGAEFTPDRGNLRPGDVLMLFTDGLVETSDREISEGIDRLTGEADRYVASGWDGAAWHLIEKVAKDVNDDRALLLIRRSA
- a CDS encoding GNAT family N-acetyltransferase, giving the protein MTLEMRVIRADEWDVWYDQLELAFGGVPEAPEERELCRSLTDTDRSLGVWDGDTCVGSAGAFAFRLSVPGGAVVPAAGVTAVGVSPTHRRRGLLTSLMRRQLDDIRAGGEPLAVLTASDPAIYGRFGYGTAAYALSVEIDTTRVRLSVPPGTDGIRLRLVDPGRALADCERVYAALVATRPGMLARQPGWEGMPLVDPASTRGNGSALKCVVAEREDGEVAGYARYRVKADWDHVGAEGKVEVSDLDALDPAASAALWRYLCSIDLTWTVRAPRRPVDDPVLHLVSDIRRSRPRTRDSLHVRLVDLAAALEARTYGAPVDVVMAVADAFCPWNEGRWRLVVDAKGVARCTRTEEPADLELSVRELGSAYLGGITLTSLAAAGLVRELRPGALTEASRAFVGDVAPWLPHGF
- a CDS encoding Fpg/Nei family DNA glycosylase yields the protein MPEGHTIHRLAEDHLTRFAGWEVAVSSPQGRFAESAALLDGRILDGVDAHGKHLFLGFKENGWIHIHLGLFGKYAIGPAPAPPPTDTVRLRLANDHHFSDLRGPTTCAWITDEEKHAISDRLGPDPLRRGDDPDRAWARISRSRTTVAALLMDQKVVSGVGNVYRAEVLFRHGIDPYRPGKDLTRAEWDAMWADLAALMREGVRNNRIDTVRDEHLPEAMGRPPRVDDHGGEVYVYRRANMPCHICGGEIRTADLAARNLFWCPGCQSR